The window TACAAGGCGTCCGGGGCCCTACAAGAGCGTTCGTATCCATTTCCTGATCCTCGGGGGGGGTTATCTTGGAGTTCATTCCAGGTTCTCTTGGGGTGTTTGGTTTCCCACAGTACCTCCCACAGGCTCATGTGATTTGATTTTCCTGCATTTGTTGTGGATGCataaatgaggagaaaaacagATCCTCTGATCCCAAAGAGTGGCAAGGTTAGCTTTTCCTTTTgcagtcctctctctctctctctctctctgtctttaacGTTGGGAGGGGGCGGATTGCCGGGGCCCCCTTCACAGCGTGCACTTGAAAGACGGGCGGTCATGAAAGAGGCCATCGACTTTTTCGTGCACATCAAAGGGGAGGCTTTTTTCATCCCGTCTCCTCTCTGGGTATCTGGTCTGGGGTCCGCTCCTGGCCAGACCTGTGGGCTTTAGGGGGCATTcaaagggggcggaggggggagggggaggggggcatcaGAGAGGAGGCTGAATCATCCAGAATGAGGAgagctgtagtgtgtgtgtgtgtgcttgtgtaggAGACATGAGACATGGGAAGGGGGGGCTGTTAAGAGGAAAAGGAGGTGTTGGAGTAGTGGGGCGAGGAGCTGAATTAAACTTTAATGAGCAACAATTGTAAGCATGctgagagcgagggggggggggggggggagcgatggagtgggagggggggggggggggctttctacagggggaagaaaaaaaaaaatacaaatacgaGATCTTTGAGGCTCGTCCCCCAACCTCTGCACACCACCGTCATCGTATCAAAGCTGAGGTGACACCTTTCCgcttcctctttgtctccctcactGGGAGCCTAAAATGGAGACAGAGCTTTTTGTATTGAGCCACCTTCTGCTCCGTGTCAAGCGGGGAAGCTCTTCCCTTTCTgtacagatggggggggggggggatcagcatTTGAGCCTGCGGCACCCCCTAGTGGCTTTTCTAGTGACTTTACTCAACGACAAAAAGAAGAACCGAGTCTTGGCAGCCGAGGCCGTTGAAGAGCAACCGTGAGGGCAGCAGGAATGAAGAAATGGCAGAACTGGAAGCTCATGGTGACTTTCAGagtaaaaaaagaccaaaaaaaataaataataataataatgtttgaaaccaaaaagaaacaataacCAAAGATCGATGGGTAACTGCTGAATGGTTATGTATCATGGGTAGTTTTAGTAGTTCAGAGCCATCGTAGCACTCAGAGGATTCAACAAAAGCACCAGTGGGGTTCTGCCCGCTGATTATTTATGtcacaaaaaaacagtgttGTGTTCAGCCGGAACTGAGAAACTGACATGAGGCAGTGTCTTCAGATGGAAGTCTTATGACTCTGTGAAAccccagtgtcccccccccccccccctccccctcccccaccccccccttcccaccctcacCCTCATGTGTACATGAAGACTTTACCCATCTACCTCAACTGTGTGAGATGTTGTGTGGCCACGATATTCCTTAACCAAAGAACCCATCCTGTCAGGGTGTCTgactatctatctatctatctatctatcttgtCTGTCCATCCGTCTCTTCTTCACGCCTTTTACTCCAAAAACCAAATGTGCTGGAATCAATCCGTAACGGGGGGGccaaacaagccccccccccgtccagccAAAGCTTGAGTCCAGTATGCTAGTGTCCCCATCGGTACATGTTtctgtatataaataaaatcattctcaagaccaaaaaaaagaagggaggtGACAATCCAAGCAAGGAGGATCTTGCTGTAATCAAACGTTGCctattccttgtttttttttttcaacaaaaaaaaaaaacagattgctGTGACTTGCTGTAACAGAAAAAGCCCAAAAATCAAGCGCtcatccaaaaataaaaaaggtcggAGGAGAAAGAAGCTATTTTTCCACATTTGTAAGCCACCCCTTCAACACCtgttttttccaaatgtttagTGTAGTTGAAATACTGTTTGATCCCACTGTTGTAAGTAGGAATTAATTAAATCCATACAAAAAGCTTTAAACGGGGAAGAGTTGAGGGAAATATTATATTTGAGCGAGTCTGACTTTCCTCAGCTTGGACTCGACCCACCATGCTTTATCGTGCCATTCTTGTCCATGTGTTAGACTTACTAATGAATGTGGCTAACCAACCAAaggctttaaaacaaaaaaaaagatacacaacACTTTAAACGTCAATCATGGTGGGACATTTTGTATCAACAACTAAAGAAAATCCCTTTGAATACCTCATGTGAAAATTGTTTGTTGTGATGTtgcactaaaaaaataaaaatgactcatTTGTAACCCAACGCTGTGCTCTGGTTGACTTTATTCTGACCTTCCTTCAGGTGCCCCCATCTCTAAAAGGCCCGAGACGGACAACGACAGGCTCTGAAAACGGTGTCATCCACTAGGCCGACTTTGCAGTCATTAACCCTTAACTTTTTGAAATCCCCTTAATAAACCCTGCTGGTGATGTTACAGTTGATGCCATTTCAAAAGCACAGTGTTAAATATCTGCTGCTCTCGggtctttttttaaccaaatgagACGTGTCGTGCAGTGAGCTTTAAATGAATTAGCTCCCCTAGCTATCAGTAGGTGCACGTTCAATGACAGACGCTATGATGTGATAATATATGCTGGTTAGTGTCTGAAGCATTTGACTCAATACGAGAAGTGGATGTtgccatcttggattttttttttttttttttttttgctaccaGAACTGACACAAGAGCAAAGAAGCGCAACTGAAGGCTGAGGATCGAAACGCTGCAGTTAGCTGGAGACACGCGACGTTCATGTTGCAAGACGAAAAAACATTGCACACCTCCAAACGTCTCCATGGCAGCGACCtactaagccccgcccaccagcCAACGCTTCCCTTTGGTCAATTTGACTCTTAAGTAGGCCTTCATTTCATTGAAGACTTAAAtttagagattgagaccatatgACCAATGTTTACTGGGGAAATAAATCAAGGGAAGTAGTCATTTTCCCATAGAATTCTACACAATTCAGCATTAGAAAGAAGGCAAACTGAAGGAACTGTCACGCACTTGCATTTCCTTTGCAAACTGGAGTTTTGAAAAAGTACTAAAAGCCGGCGATTACGGTGTATAAATGTCTCTTTATTAAAGATTCAAAACAAACGCATACAAACACAGTTAAAAACAGGTTCAATATCTAAGATTTAAAGATTTACCATGTTTGACttttctactttaaaaaaaaggtgcattaaaaagagttttaaaaacaaaacgtaGAAAAAATGGTTTAATCAATGTGGAGTTAAACTGTAAATGTACTGTATGAGTGAAAGAGAAGGGATCTGCTGGGTTCCCTCTACATGGTGGGGTAACAGCCCCACAGAGCGATGCCACACTGGTTCTTCTTGTTGCGAGCCATCCGGATGTAGCCCCCGTCCCCGAACCGATCTCCCCAGCTGGATCCAAAGAGCAGACACAGAAAAAAGGTGAAACTTTTGAGCAATTGAAGATGACCAGAAGAGCCACTCGCGTGCATCATTAGCGCCTCGTGCTAGTTAAGCTTAGCATTCACTGTTTTCAGTGTTACATTTAGCATTAGCTTGACAATGAGCGTTTATGGTTGGAGTCTGATTAGAAGCTAAAtggatttctcatttttttatgaaGTTGATTCCACTCTTTATGAAAATAGAATAATGTCTCCACTTCATTGAAACTTCCTTCTTCTCGCTTAAGCACCATTTAGCATTTAGATCAACCTCGTAGTCTGAGCTGATGGCCGTTTGAGAGGAAGATGTTTATGGTGCTTTTGGGTCAACCACTAAAGGTCAAACCTGCTGTGCTTGTTAATGCAGAGGATCTTCcagtcccgcccccccccccccctgccccccccctgccccccccctcagcacaCGTCCTACCTGTTCTTCACCAGCCAGAAGTCCTCTCCGTTCAGCGTGCCGTAGCCCACGGCCAACACGCCGTGGTTCACTTTCAGGGTGCAGCTCGCGTCATCGTAcactcctggaaaaaaaaaaaggcaagttttaaaaataataataataataataattgcccGTTTATCATGTTCTGGCTTATTTTAAAACGTATTCAAAGTCCCGTGAGCAGAGAGGGGAGCATGCGATGCGCGACGCACCGCTCCGGTAGAAGGCGAATCGGGGCCGCGTGGCGTCGATGGCCACGGAGATGGGTCCGACGGTGGCGAGCGCCTCCTTCAGGGCCGCCTCGTCCCCTTCCGGCAGGAAGCTGTACCCGGAGCAGTTGGCGGCGCGCTGCGCGGCGTCGTAGCGGCACTGCTGCGACTGCGGGCGAGAGGACGGACCGGGGTCACAACCGGTGCAACACAATGTTTGCATCGGATAACTTTCACTTTGTATCTGTGCCTAACaaataaatgctaaatattcatgtattcatatcacatttataaatatataaaaaaatcaatgatgCAATGCAATGCATATCGGTAGATGTCGAGCCGTATCTCCCTCAAGCATCCCAAAGGTGGGAGGATTTTGCTCAGTCTCTAACTAACTAAATATGGGAAACAgaatatatttcatattttatagtCGGTGTTACAGCTCCCTGTGATTTAACAGTCTGTCACGCAGGTGATAAACATCATGTCCTGTATTATTAACCTGGATTTACAGCTGCATACAAAGTGTGTATATTTGAGCTGACCTTTTGttgccattttttcttttttattcctcATATTCCACGttggttttccccccccccccccacccccccgacgcGTCTTCGTGCGGTCGGATTAAAGCCGTTACTCACCTGTCCTTTGTACGGGTACGAGGTGTCCGAGTCGATGCCCTGGTTGTCGCGGACGTACTCGAAGGCTTTGTGCATGAAGCCGCCGTTgcagccgtggtttccgtactTTCCGGAACAGTCCACCAGGTTTTGGGGGCTGAGGTCCACCAGCTTCCCGGTTTTCTTGGCTAGCTGGCCCTCCAGGGCCCCGACGGCACTGAAGGCCCAGCAGGAGCCGCAAGCACCCTGGattcaaaaggggggggggggagttattgGGGCGCTGTTCACACGCCGACATTTCATTTCCTGGGTTATTATCGCATAAGTTACAGCTGAAACGCTTCACATTTCCATGTTTGGCAGCACAACACCAGTTTGTAAAAGATGCAGCCAGCAGAGTTTAAGAGGTTAAAGAACCGACTCTTTGGGAAATGTCCTTGTTGATCTATTATAAATAAACATGCCAAATCAATACTTCTTCACATTGTAATTCAACTTTTTATACCTCACGTAATTTTGACTTATCACACCAGGATCTGAAGTCACTAATTGATGATAATcgattttagtgtttttaatggtttaggCCTTTTTTTGTAATGGGACACATTGGCCTTCTcatgttagtgttttttttacatacttGAGTtataaatagttatttattgTACCATAAGTGGTTCTTAAATATCCCTTTTGACAGATTACAAGACAGAAACCGATTCAAGATGACCTCGATGGGAACccagatgggggggagggggggcttttctTTACCTGCATCTTGACGCTGGTGACGCAGCCCTTCTGTCTCCAGTCCATCTCCTCGGGTACGTGGGCGCCGGACGCCCCCGCGAAGGTGGATGTCGCCCTCTGGATGTCGGTGGGGGGACTGAGTGTTGCGTAAAACTGCAGGACCTCCTCTGGCGTCTGTGGGGAAGGACGCGAGAGCAGCGCTGGGATCAGTTCATGGAAACGACTTTGTTCACGTCACTTTTTAATCCTGATTGGAGTGAAAGTCATCATCTAACGGCGTGATCAGGGACTATTTaaatctttgtttgttgttataaTTATTG is drawn from Pungitius pungitius chromosome 11, fPunPun2.1, whole genome shotgun sequence and contains these coding sequences:
- the ctss2.1 gene encoding cathepsin S, ortholog2, tandem duplicate 1; its protein translation is MTATVQGPMLGSLLLVSLCVGAAAAAMFDSQLDAHWELWKKTHEKQYQNKVEDVRRRELWESNLRLISVHNLEASMGIHTYDLSMNFMGDLTPEEVLQFYATLSPPTDIQRATSTFAGASGAHVPEEMDWRQKGCVTSVKMQGACGSCWAFSAVGALEGQLAKKTGKLVDLSPQNLVDCSGKYGNHGCNGGFMHKAFEYVRDNQGIDSDTSYPYKGQSQQCRYDAAQRAANCSGYSFLPEGDEAALKEALATVGPISVAIDATRPRFAFYRSGVYDDASCTLKVNHGVLAVGYGTLNGEDFWLVKNSWGDRFGDGGYIRMARNKKNQCGIALWGCYPTM